A part of Silvimonas soli genomic DNA contains:
- a CDS encoding VOC family protein, with product MSTVKPIPDGYQAITPYLISGDASAAIEFYKNAFGAVERLRVHGKDGKIMHAEIEIDGAVFMLTSENPQWNARSPKTIGGSPVSMVLYVTDVDARVAQATQAGAKLQRAVANQFYGDRSGSVEDPDGYSWHISTHVEDVSPEELARRSAEMC from the coding sequence ATGTCTACGGTCAAACCCATCCCCGATGGCTATCAAGCCATTACGCCTTACCTCATCAGCGGTGATGCCTCTGCGGCAATCGAGTTTTATAAAAATGCATTTGGCGCAGTTGAACGCCTGCGCGTGCATGGCAAGGACGGCAAGATCATGCATGCGGAAATAGAAATCGACGGTGCAGTGTTCATGTTGACCAGTGAAAACCCGCAATGGAATGCGCGCAGCCCGAAAACCATCGGCGGCTCACCGGTGAGCATGGTGCTGTATGTGACGGATGTGGATGCCAGGGTGGCTCAGGCGACGCAGGCCGGGGCCAAATTACAGCGCGCGGTGGCGAACCAGTTTTACGGCGACCGCTCTGGCTCGGTGGAAGATCCGGATGGCTATTCCTGGCATATATCCACGCATGTGGAAGATGTTTCGCCGGAAGAACTGGCTCGCCGCTCCGCCGAGATGTGCTGA
- a CDS encoding WbuC family cupin fold metalloprotein — translation MKQINRQKLSELASTAAASPRLRANFNLHPELADPIQRLAIAMEPGTYVRPHRHPHTWELLFPLQGRFLVLHFDEAGKVIDRAILGEGAAILETPAGQWHAVLSLDEGGVIFEVKHGPYQAIAEQDYTSWSPAEGEPGVVALMAWYATAQIGDRYGN, via the coding sequence ATGAAGCAAATTAATCGGCAAAAACTCAGCGAACTGGCATCCACCGCCGCGGCCTCACCGCGTCTGCGTGCCAATTTCAATCTGCACCCAGAACTTGCTGATCCGATTCAGCGTCTGGCCATTGCCATGGAACCGGGCACCTACGTGCGCCCGCATCGCCACCCGCACACCTGGGAATTATTGTTTCCGCTGCAAGGGCGTTTTCTGGTGCTGCATTTTGATGAAGCGGGAAAGGTGATTGATCGCGCCATCCTGGGCGAAGGCGCTGCCATTCTGGAAACGCCAGCCGGGCAGTGGCATGCGGTGTTGTCGCTGGATGAGGGCGGGGTGATCTTTGAGGTCAAGCACGGCCCGTATCAAGCCATTGCTGAGCAGGACTATACATCCTGGTCGCCAGCCGAAGGCGAGCCTGGCGTAGTGGCGCTGATGGCCTGGTATGCCACGGCCCAGATTGGCGACCGTTACGGCAACTAA
- a CDS encoding FecR family protein: MSIAKLLLTAVLLTCLPLAAFAASGRVAALGGLVTAAGSSGQTVVLHKGDAVNKGDVITTDANSWVVLSMEDGASLTLRPKAKLRIVDYVYDPDNPQNGRSWLTLLQGALRSVTGAIGKLNHASYQLTTPTATIGIRGTDYDVDVVPAGNSEGFAPGTYHTVHAGGTVFKGQDGQSINVKPSQDVFTGSGSPHPRRMQARQRSVWTDIGNFDFKEKISGVLDDLHQRINGGYTLNLQKLNRGRDQVQRYLDRHPDEAARRGLLQSAGRQAAPESAMQSRLQHGKWHPGEPYFAPGSPESGNPNKHHGTSQQQHYKEPRESEKHGSGNK, from the coding sequence ATGTCCATTGCTAAACTATTACTCACTGCCGTTCTGCTTACCTGTCTACCACTGGCTGCATTTGCAGCGTCGGGTCGGGTTGCCGCTCTGGGCGGGCTGGTTACAGCCGCCGGCAGCAGCGGCCAGACCGTCGTTTTACACAAGGGGGACGCGGTCAACAAAGGGGATGTCATTACCACAGACGCCAATAGCTGGGTGGTCTTGAGCATGGAAGACGGCGCGAGCCTGACCTTGCGCCCCAAGGCCAAGCTGCGGATCGTCGATTATGTGTATGATCCGGACAATCCTCAAAATGGCCGCAGCTGGCTCACCTTGTTGCAAGGCGCATTGCGCTCAGTGACCGGGGCGATCGGCAAGCTCAATCACGCCAGCTACCAACTCACCACCCCTACGGCCACTATCGGAATACGGGGCACCGATTACGATGTTGACGTCGTTCCGGCCGGCAATAGCGAAGGCTTTGCGCCCGGCACCTATCACACGGTACATGCCGGCGGCACGGTGTTCAAAGGCCAGGATGGCCAGTCCATCAACGTCAAGCCGAGTCAGGATGTATTTACCGGTAGCGGCTCTCCCCACCCGCGCCGCATGCAGGCCCGCCAGCGCAGCGTCTGGACCGACATTGGCAACTTCGATTTTAAAGAGAAGATTTCCGGTGTGCTCGATGACCTGCATCAGCGCATCAACGGCGGCTACACGCTGAATCTGCAAAAACTCAATCGTGGTCGTGACCAGGTCCAGCGTTATCTTGATCGCCATCCGGATGAGGCCGCGCGTCGTGGCCTGTTGCAATCTGCCGGGCGCCAGGCAGCACCCGAGTCCGCCATGCAGTCACGGCTACAGCACGGAAAATGGCATCCAGGCGAGCCGTATTTTGCGCCAGGCTCGCCTGAAAGCGGCAATCCCAACAAGCATCACGGGACGAGCCAGCAGCAACACTATAAAGAGCCGCGTGAAAGCGAAAAGCACGGGTCCGGCAATAAGTAA
- a CDS encoding DMT family transporter, translating to MNWGWLAIAIVAEVIATSALKAAEGFTRLWPSIIVVIGYVIAFYCLSLTLRSIPVGLVYAIWSGVGIVLISVVGYFAYRQSLDWPAILGLTLIIAGVVVINVFSKSIAH from the coding sequence ATGAATTGGGGCTGGCTTGCCATTGCCATTGTGGCCGAAGTGATTGCCACCTCCGCGCTGAAGGCGGCAGAGGGATTCACCCGGCTGTGGCCGTCCATCATTGTGGTGATCGGCTACGTGATCGCGTTTTATTGCCTGTCGCTCACTTTGCGCAGCATTCCGGTCGGTCTGGTCTACGCCATCTGGTCAGGCGTGGGCATCGTGCTGATCTCGGTGGTTGGGTATTTCGCTTATCGGCAAAGTCTGGATTGGCCTGCAATATTGGGCCTGACTTTGATTATTGCAGGTGTGGTCGTCATTAACGTGTTTTCAAAATCGATCGCTCATTGA
- a CDS encoding mechanosensitive ion channel family protein — MIKDLLNATTDVAFLRDLIISLVLIAVLFLAHSMIRRAILGRDKLRPEDKRRLMVYSRNAALVLFVLGTVVIWGHEIEAFAVSLVAIAAAIVIGTKEIIMCILGSIYRTTSRAFEVGDRIEIGGIRGRVIDMNLLNTTVIESSAAVPHKGTVGRGVVIPNSLFLSQAVYNETMLGAYVLQTVHVAINREQDWAQAEAALLQAGAHAIADYAPDLANHVRELERNYAVDTPPTEPRVRVSLDDREAINLQLQLPVPLGQRARIEQAILRDFLRHMSPLPITPDESLPTRKSADKPRVNKA, encoded by the coding sequence ATGATCAAAGATTTACTCAACGCTACCACCGACGTCGCTTTCTTGCGTGATTTGATCATCTCGCTAGTATTGATTGCCGTGCTGTTCCTGGCGCACTCCATGATCCGCCGCGCCATTCTGGGTCGTGACAAACTTCGCCCCGAAGACAAGCGCCGATTGATGGTTTACTCCCGCAATGCGGCGCTGGTGCTGTTTGTGTTGGGTACGGTGGTGATCTGGGGGCACGAGATCGAAGCCTTTGCCGTTTCGCTGGTCGCCATTGCGGCAGCCATTGTGATCGGCACCAAAGAAATCATCATGTGTATCCTGGGCTCGATCTACCGCACCACCAGTCGCGCGTTTGAAGTGGGTGACCGCATCGAGATCGGCGGCATTCGCGGCCGGGTAATAGATATGAATCTGCTGAACACCACGGTGATTGAGTCTAGCGCCGCCGTTCCGCACAAAGGCACAGTTGGTCGTGGCGTGGTCATTCCCAATTCGCTGTTTTTGTCGCAGGCCGTTTACAACGAAACCATGCTGGGCGCCTATGTGCTGCAAACCGTGCATGTCGCCATCAACCGCGAACAAGACTGGGCGCAGGCGGAGGCGGCCTTGTTGCAAGCTGGCGCGCACGCCATTGCCGACTACGCGCCCGATCTGGCTAACCATGTCCGCGAACTGGAACGCAACTACGCCGTCGACACGCCGCCTACCGAACCACGCGTGCGCGTGTCGCTGGATGACCGCGAGGCAATCAACCTGCAATTGCAATTGCCGGTGCCATTGGGGCAGCGCGCCCGTATTGAACAAGCAATTTTGCGAGACTTTTTACGGCATATGTCGCCTTTACCCATCACTCCCGATGAAAGTCTGCCAACCCGCAAAAGCGCAGACAAACCCAGAGTCAACAAGGCTTGA
- a CDS encoding DEAD/DEAH box helicase encodes MSHAAHDPAQDQDLSFSSLGLATEIVQELTAQGLTAPTPVQASAIPVLLEGHDLMASAQTGTGKTAAFLLPALNRLARPPKHHGKGPRVLVLTPTRELAEQVSKVATAFARRIPRCKVVSLVGGVPYPLQHKQLAQPVEIVVATPGRLMDLMRSGRIDFRRLEMLVLDEADRMLDMGFIDDIETIVAELPPERQTALFSATLSETVQDFARPMLRDPRKIELAPQGLPTANVEQSVHYADGYEHKLKLTAALAESLAGSQSIVFTATKADADGIADWLRIAGLRADAMHGDLPQRSRRKVLDRLHRGEIDLLVATDVAARGIDVAGIGQVINFDLPRFSEDYIHRIGRTGRAGRSGRAVSLVTRNDFVLLTRIKKRYQIDFGTMVMEGLEARFQPGARRTDERRPAGGGAGRPHGDRPRHGGGDRPGYAGNKPREAGARFGDAREHAPRDNSFAPRPDRGGYEGRPRSAEGGYRGNSNAPREGGFNRDSAPREGGFNRDSAPREGGYNRDNNRGGYAGQKREGGFSGEKREFNNAPRPAGAAPRDGARKEGGFGGQRRDDRFGSEPRRPRSNFAPRGDRSGE; translated from the coding sequence ATGTCGCACGCAGCCCATGATCCGGCTCAGGATCAGGACCTCTCTTTCTCGTCGCTCGGACTCGCCACTGAAATCGTTCAGGAACTGACCGCTCAAGGCCTGACCGCACCGACTCCAGTTCAAGCTTCCGCCATTCCTGTTTTGCTGGAAGGCCACGATTTGATGGCATCCGCCCAGACTGGTACCGGCAAGACCGCAGCTTTCTTGCTGCCAGCATTGAATCGTCTGGCACGTCCGCCAAAACATCACGGTAAAGGCCCACGCGTTCTGGTGCTGACCCCTACTCGTGAACTGGCAGAACAAGTTTCCAAGGTTGCTACCGCTTTTGCTCGCCGCATTCCGCGTTGCAAAGTAGTTAGCCTGGTGGGTGGTGTTCCTTACCCGCTGCAACACAAACAACTGGCTCAGCCGGTTGAAATCGTCGTGGCTACCCCAGGTCGCCTGATGGATCTGATGCGCAGTGGTCGTATCGACTTCCGTCGCCTGGAAATGCTGGTACTGGACGAAGCCGACCGTATGCTGGACATGGGCTTCATTGACGATATCGAAACCATCGTTGCTGAACTGCCTCCAGAACGTCAGACCGCCCTGTTCTCCGCTACTTTGTCGGAAACAGTGCAAGACTTCGCTCGTCCAATGCTGCGTGACCCACGCAAGATTGAACTGGCACCGCAAGGTCTGCCGACTGCCAACGTCGAACAATCCGTGCATTACGCTGACGGCTACGAGCACAAGCTCAAGCTGACCGCTGCACTGGCTGAATCGCTGGCTGGTTCGCAATCCATTGTCTTTACTGCTACCAAAGCAGACGCCGATGGCATCGCTGACTGGTTGCGCATTGCTGGTCTGCGCGCTGATGCAATGCACGGCGATCTGCCGCAACGCAGCCGTCGTAAAGTGCTGGATCGTCTGCACCGCGGCGAAATTGACCTGCTGGTTGCCACCGACGTTGCCGCTCGCGGTATTGACGTTGCCGGTATCGGCCAGGTGATCAACTTTGATCTGCCACGTTTCTCGGAAGACTACATCCACCGCATTGGCCGTACCGGTCGTGCCGGTCGTAGTGGCCGCGCTGTGTCGCTGGTTACCCGTAACGACTTCGTTCTGCTGACTCGCATCAAAAAGCGTTATCAGATCGATTTCGGCACCATGGTCATGGAAGGCCTGGAAGCTCGCTTCCAGCCGGGCGCTCGCCGCACTGATGAGCGTCGTCCTGCTGGTGGTGGTGCTGGTCGTCCGCACGGTGATCGTCCGCGCCACGGCGGCGGTGATCGCCCAGGTTACGCTGGCAACAAGCCACGCGAAGCCGGCGCCCGTTTCGGTGATGCTCGCGAACATGCTCCGCGTGACAACAGCTTTGCTCCACGCCCGGATCGTGGCGGTTACGAAGGTCGTCCACGCAGTGCTGAAGGCGGCTATCGTGGCAACTCGAATGCCCCGCGTGAAGGTGGTTTCAACCGTGATTCCGCACCGCGCGAAGGCGGTTTCAACCGTGACTCCGCTCCGCGTGAAGGTGGCTACAACCGCGACAACAATCGTGGTGGTTATGCTGGTCAGAAACGTGAAGGCGGTTTCTCTGGCGAAAAGCGTGAGTTCAACAATGCACCACGCCCAGCTGGCGCTGCTCCACGTGATGGCGCTCGCAAGGAAGGCGGCTTCGGTGGCCAACGTCGTGACGACCGTTTCGGTAGCGAACCACGTCGTCCGCGTAGCAACTTCGCTCCGCGTGGTGATCGTTCGGGCGAATAA
- a CDS encoding GNAT family N-acetyltransferase, which produces MFKHPTTAAQLHIRPIRHSDLPAIDRIQRACYAPDLHESLEAFAAKLHLSPDSSWLAEHENEVVGYFFTHPWAGDEPPPLGEPLQQLPDAADTHFLHDLAVHPQARGAGVAPRLIETALNWGRRRGLKCSRLVAISGAAPFWQRWGFHPVATAPGYGDSAAIMVLHNFPAK; this is translated from the coding sequence ATGTTCAAGCATCCGACGACTGCGGCCCAGCTGCATATTCGCCCGATTCGGCACTCCGACTTGCCCGCAATTGATCGCATCCAGCGCGCTTGCTATGCGCCGGATTTGCACGAGTCACTCGAAGCCTTTGCCGCCAAATTGCACCTTTCACCGGACTCGAGCTGGCTGGCCGAGCATGAAAATGAGGTGGTCGGCTATTTCTTCACGCATCCGTGGGCGGGCGATGAACCACCACCGTTGGGCGAGCCATTGCAACAGCTCCCTGATGCGGCAGATACCCACTTTTTGCATGACCTGGCGGTGCACCCTCAAGCTCGCGGCGCAGGTGTAGCGCCCCGACTCATCGAAACCGCCCTGAACTGGGGTCGTCGACGTGGACTCAAGTGCAGCCGACTGGTGGCGATCTCTGGTGCCGCGCCCTTCTGGCAGCGCTGGGGTTTTCATCCAGTGGCCACCGCGCCTGGTTATGGCGATAGCGCAGCAATAATGGTCTTGCACAATTTTCCAGCCAAATAA
- the rnk gene encoding nucleoside diphosphate kinase regulator: MSNSPNIVLSHLDLARLEKLIERSDADLSALEGELARADVVDAAQVPANVITMNSTARFVDEASGTEHQYTLVYPQDADIGAGKVSILAPVGSALLGLTPGQAIDWPGPGGRQLRLRVLEVIQQPLA; encoded by the coding sequence ATGTCCAATTCGCCGAACATTGTTTTGTCTCATCTTGATCTGGCTCGCCTGGAAAAATTGATCGAACGCAGCGATGCCGATCTGTCCGCGCTAGAGGGCGAACTGGCCCGCGCCGACGTAGTTGACGCCGCTCAGGTGCCAGCCAATGTGATCACCATGAATAGCACAGCGCGGTTTGTAGACGAAGCCAGCGGCACGGAGCACCAGTACACGCTGGTTTATCCGCAGGATGCTGACATTGGCGCCGGTAAAGTTTCGATCCTGGCGCCAGTCGGCTCGGCGCTGTTGGGGTTAACGCCCGGGCAAGCCATCGACTGGCCCGGGCCAGGTGGTCGCCAATTAAGACTGCGAGTACTTGAGGTGATTCAGCAACCCCTGGCGTAA
- a CDS encoding DUF2863 family protein, giving the protein MMKRNRPSRRGRSPADEVELIRLAEGMAASTSRLEDLFWQQRLFTLVEKLLQDRDEDTVNSALDQLSESDVEAYNALADSIESNCESFTLEVDGKRWDTLLFIAPLLTWSRWHIASGNIPAETLRNTQTQLKAHVFAKHAKMGLADFLFSPDQLPRGFVPTLELLQELTQAAFGNGVLKVDAQALPETRAFLSDTRYVIGAVAIPTGHAVFRWQEDDGDREEATTQWQRQGGAALHPLLPGAASEALLPGAYHATWREADRASRAYALRATVSFLLLTLNITARDLQAVIGPFQGKRLEEYRVGFLRRGGDKIIQGVVWPLLDGEDEHADSVAEMEAVLKDIGIVDILVHEHDFPLDYCDDCGAPLYPTPDSELLHAEPPEEETQAEVPRHLH; this is encoded by the coding sequence ATGATGAAGCGCAATCGCCCCTCCCGCCGTGGCCGCAGCCCGGCCGATGAAGTTGAACTGATACGTCTGGCTGAGGGCATGGCCGCATCTACCAGTCGGCTGGAAGACCTGTTCTGGCAGCAGCGGCTATTCACGCTGGTCGAAAAGCTGTTGCAGGATCGCGACGAAGACACCGTCAATAGCGCACTCGATCAGCTCAGCGAGAGCGACGTAGAAGCCTACAACGCTCTCGCCGACAGTATCGAGAGCAACTGTGAGTCATTCACCCTGGAAGTGGATGGCAAGCGCTGGGACACCCTGTTGTTCATTGCACCGCTACTCACGTGGTCACGCTGGCACATTGCCTCCGGCAACATCCCGGCCGAAACCTTGCGCAACACTCAAACGCAACTCAAAGCGCATGTCTTTGCCAAGCACGCCAAGATGGGCCTGGCTGACTTTCTGTTCAGTCCGGACCAGTTGCCGCGTGGTTTTGTGCCGACACTCGAATTGCTGCAAGAGTTAACCCAGGCAGCTTTCGGCAACGGCGTGTTGAAAGTGGATGCGCAAGCCTTGCCGGAAACCCGCGCATTTTTATCCGACACACGCTACGTCATTGGGGCGGTTGCCATTCCGACCGGACACGCCGTCTTTCGCTGGCAAGAAGATGATGGCGATCGCGAAGAGGCGACTACGCAGTGGCAACGACAAGGCGGCGCGGCATTGCATCCGCTGCTACCAGGCGCTGCGTCCGAGGCACTGCTGCCTGGCGCATATCACGCCACCTGGCGTGAGGCGGATCGTGCCTCGCGCGCCTACGCATTGCGAGCCACTGTCTCTTTCCTTCTCCTCACCCTCAATATCACCGCGCGTGACCTGCAAGCAGTGATTGGCCCTTTCCAGGGCAAACGACTCGAAGAATACCGGGTTGGCTTTTTGCGTCGCGGCGGCGACAAAATCATTCAAGGTGTGGTCTGGCCGCTACTGGATGGCGAGGATGAGCACGCCGACAGCGTGGCAGAAATGGAAGCCGTGCTTAAAGATATCGGGATCGTCGACATCCTGGTGCATGAGCATGACTTCCCGCTCGACTACTGTGACGACTGCGGCGCCCCGCTCTATCCAACGCCAGATAGCGAGCTATTGCACGCCGAGCCACCCGAAGAAGAAACCCAAGCTGAAGTGCCACGACATCTGCACTAA